The Naumovozyma castellii chromosome 2, complete genome sequence ATTAAAGATAACATCTCGTCAAACAggtaatttttcatcatttttagAAAGAGATACCTCTGCAGAGAATGACATGCTAATGGAACTTTCCGCATTGTCAACCCCACAGGAAAGTAGtttttcaagaagaaacacTACTGATTCTAAACTAGAAAATCACCAAAATCAACTAGATAATGGATCATCATCTTTTAATATCTCCAATGAAGTGAATTCATCAACAGCGATGCGCAACAATTCAATGCAAAACAACGAGAAGTATCAACTAATAAATACAGGATTAGGATTGGATGATATTGACTTACAGAATTTTGGTGATCTTAGATCAGCGGGTATAAATACTGTCAACTCACAAGTAAACCTGGACGAATTGGTTGCCAAATCAGAACCATCAACAAACTTCGACCCACTTTCTCAATTGTACATGGagtttgattttgaaaatccaaattcatttttccaTGAACAATCAAGAATAGTGAGTAATACTAGTAATAGTAATACAATAACTCATGGTTATGCATCTGGTGCCAATTCGTCACTAAGCGGTAGATCGCCAATAATATCAAACGCTGTGCCAACGGCAGGAACGTTATCTTCACAAGATATCTTTGCTAGTAGTAAGGGAGGATTTGATCTAGGAATTGcaccaaataataataatagtagtACACGAACAGCATTCAATGAGAGATCATCAGAATTTCGTGGGAATATTAATGAcccaaataatgataaaacaACAAGGCATTTTAACGTTGATAACGATATCAACAAACATACATATATCCAGCATTAAACTTCAAATAGActatataaaataaaaaatacaattcttcaaatgaaattataaaGTCACTGATATATCCTTTTTTTTGTATATGAGTTTTACATTAAGTTACTGGTAGGACTGTCTTTATATACTCTAGTAATTGAGCTTCTGTACCATTTGGATTATCAAATTGCCATACgattatattattattaagcTCGCTCATCCATGGGCCAGCCTTCATATTTAACACtttcaacatttttttCCCATCTATCAGAGGTTTCATCTCGTgacaatttttcaaaccTTGGTCTAATatgaaagaataaaatgaaTTATAATCTTTAAACAATTCGATGGCTGTATGATCATCGTTTGACTGTAAATTAATAAACTCTTCCAATAAAGCGACAAAATGAACGATTTCCCAATGACCTGAATATGATCTCAAATACGTGCCCAATTTTGATCTTTGTAAactatttgaattttgtaCAAATTCCTTTATTAGAGCCTTATGCTTAGATACATTTTCCACTGTTTGAGAAACAATCTTTGCatccaatttattcatCTTTAGACCTTCTTTAATGATACTCTCGGATACATAACATGTGTTGTttagtttcttcttggGTAATGCAATGATTCTTAAAGTAGCGAATGGAAGTAATGATGATGCTaatatgaaattttgtttgaatgtattattattcaatatatgTGATTGTAAGATTGGCGAACGAGATAGTAATAGTTGATAATTATCAATaactttcaataaatgcTTGTTTAAAATTCCCTCTTGGTAAATTTTCTGAATGGTTTGCATTTGCTCTTTATTGGAAGTTTCATTACATTCGATAATGGATGGATCATTATGCCAAAAGAATATAGCATTTTCTAAATGAGCTTGTTGAATTAAGCTTAACCCAAGAATTGGATTATTACCTATTAAGAtcttttccatttcattaccaactctttctcttgaaatttttgtGATAAATGCAGCATTAATCTCTGGATTAGACATTTCCTTTAATAcattatcttcaatggtAAAATTAAATCTTGAAGCAAATCTAATTAACCTTAAGACTCGCAAGGGATCATCCAAGAAAGTTTTCCTGGCAGGTAACGGAGTTCTCAGtattccatttttcaaatcagtCAGCCCTTTTCTCGtaaaatcttcaatttgattCTCTTGAATATTGTAAAATAATGCATTTAAAGTCGCGTCTCTTCTCAAGgcatcttcttctggtGTCCCGAATTTTGTAATGGGTATTCTTGACAATTCCGTATATTCTTCAGCTCTCAAATTAACGAAATCCacttcaatatcaaataattttgtgGTTGCTGTTTCCAAGTGTTTAGACTTTTCAGGATTCTTATCGATCTTATGAATAGAATGAGGCTTTATGCCATACCGGGCATAATGTTTAGTCAAATACTCGTTGAGTCCCCTGGCAAATGATTCACCAGACATAATATTTATAGCAATGTCCAGATCGTGCGACCCCTGACCCAATAGCTTGTCACGGACCCACCCTCCTGTAATTCGAAGCGTCAATGGTTCCTTTATATCCAGATGCGTCTGATTATAGTGCAGCGTGTAGTCATTTAGTAATTTGCAGatatccttttcaattggcgtcaatttaataatgggaGGCAGAGTCGCGGAAGAGGAAGCCATAGCGGTGGTCATTGATCTCAAATAGGCTGGAAATGCTCTCATGAGATGTCCTGTAGTGTCCCACGCTGGTTATTCACTAATCCTGTTCTGGTACaactgaaatttttcactgacagaaaatgaaaaaaaataaaaaatgaCACTTTCGGGGTTCGAACGCACCGCACGTTTCTTTTTGCTGCTCCCTTTTTCCCTTTTTTtccctttttctttaataagTTAGTGATGGATAAATATATACTATTTATGTGATGCTATGTTATTTATTGACACTCCATGTACCCATATTCTGGATCCCTAATTCAACGGACCCTTTAAACTACTACGAAAGCACACATACGGCCCACTCGAGAGTCCATCAGAAGGATAATACACACTGGAACACTGTTACCATCCGCTATTGCTCCACACATTTTTGCACCTATTGTCCTTTTCTTTCTAGGGGATAAAATTTTTTCCACTTGAAATCGATCCAACTTTGACCTCATCGCAAAACACAAACggcaacaacaacaactacCAAGGCAACAACAACGATAGCAAAATAACGGAAGATCGTACTAATTAATATTAACCACTTGTTGATTTCCTATATCCTCAGCTCGTCGCTCcacaaaaaaaaaatggcAGATTACTCCGACATTAAACCGGcattaattgaagatgGTATCCCCATTTTTAAACCTACTTTCcaagaatttaaagatttttaTAAGTTTATGGAAGccataaataaatttggaatGCAAAGTGGGATCGTTAAAGTCATCCCACCAACAGAATGGTTGAAGTTATTAGATAATCCTCCGTCTGTGGAAGCATTACAAGGTATTAAGATTAAGAATCCTATCgaacaagaaatttcagGAACTCATGGACTTTTTATGAGTAATAATATAGAAAGAAGTAAAACTTATCATATTATTCAATGGAAGGAACTTTCAAAGGATTATACGTTGCCCCAGGATCCTCATTCAAGAGATAAGAATAAGGATCCAGATACAAATAATGGTAAAACGATAGAAATGCCATCTTCTACTTCTTCAGCTACTCACAGGAAGAGACAGCattcattttctaaagaagattttaaaaattttcaaaaaaattttaatgaaagtgatgaaatattaaagCAATTTAATGACAAGGAAagattaaattttttagaaaattattattggaaaaCGTTAAACTTTACCATGCCCATGTATGGTGCTGATACATCAGGGTCcatatttaatgaaaatttaaatgtTTGGAACGTGTCTAAGTTACCAAATCTATTAGATTATCtagataaagaaattccaGGTGTTAATGATTCATTTCTTTATGCAGGGTTATGGAAGGCTTCATTTCCATGGCATTTAGAAGATCAAGATCTTTATtccatcaatttcattcattttGGTGCCCCAAAGCAATGGTATTCAATACCACAAGAAGATCATCAATTATTCTATAATTTTATGAGAGAACAATTCCCCGAGGAAGCTAAAAAATGTCCAGAATTCTTAAGACATAAGACTTTTATGGCGTCcccaaaattattaagtgAAAATGGTATACGATGTAACAAAATCgttcattatcaaaatgaatttatgATAACATTCCCCTACGGATATCATGCAGGTTTTAATTATGGTTATAATTTAGCTGAATCAGTAAATTTTGCCTTAGAAGAATGGTTGGAAATTGGTGAAAGAGCAAATAAATGTTTATGTGTTAATGATTCTGTGGAAATTGATGTAAGAAAATTGGCATCAAATTGGTACATATTTAAGAACaaaccaaatttgaaaaatgaaacgGATTTAAGGGTAAGGAGTTTTacagaattattaaacCATAGTTCACAGGAATTACAaaacattcaaaaaaaGCAACAAGTTCAACCAATAAGAACTTTCACAGAGAGTAATAAAGATGTATCACTTCGATCCACAAGTCCCACACCATCACAATTCTTCACTACTaatgaaacaaataaaCCTGTCATTAGTAGAGTTTCATCACCATTTTTATCAAGAATGATGGATCTTTCTAATATTGTGGAACCCACTTTGGAAGATCCAACCTTAAAATTtaaaaggaaattgaatgcACCATCAGTATCTCAAAACAATACATTACCACCAATTTCCATGCCACCATTATTTCAATCACCATTATTagaagataatgaagataatatGATTGCATTAAGTCTGGCTAACATGGCTAATAGTGGTACTTCATCACCAAGATTGATTATCCCAGCATTAAACTCTTCCATTGatccaataaattcatcttcatcaaatggCAATGATCGTATATCATCTATTTTAGCACCAAAACCATCATTGTCATCTTCACCTTATGTAACttcaaacaacaataatcCAATGACTTATAATTCAACATTCTCaaatcataataataacattcaaaataatgtGGTACCTTTATCACCAGGTGGTAGatcaaatctttcattcATTAAGAGAATAAAATCACCAAACATTGTTAcattaaatatatcaaGAGAAACGTCAAGAAGTCCGATTTTAACATCTGTACCAGATTTTagatctaataataataatactggAACATTGCCATATTCAGCCATACCACAATCTTCGTTGAATCAAATGGAGTTAAACAATCCATTGGGTAACGATGataccaataataatactgtCACTAATTCAGAATTATCAATTCTGAACCAACCACCacaaaagaaacaaagatTAACAAATGGTACAAGATCCAATCAAAGGAAAATGGAACTTGGTGTGGAACAACCTAGTGGTGATGGTGTACTCATTGGTAACAGCTCatcaaacaataataataataccaatgCACAAGCACCAAAATTCACTTCAGAcgaaataataatgtcaGAAACGGGTAAAGTTTATGTTTGTTTGGAATGTAAACGTCAATTCACATCAGGGCATCATTTAACAAGACACAAGAAATCGGTTCATTCGGGCGAGAAACCCCATTCTTGCCCCAAATGTGGTAAAAAGTTTAAGAGAAGAGATCACGTTTTACAACATCTTAATAAGAAAATCCCCTGTGTTCCTGAAGAAGGTTCATCTAATGCAATAGCAACTACAGCTACTCTGGGGGCATCGAAGACTGCGACAACCGGGGCAACTCCGCTGATAGAACAGAATGGCACTAAAGTGGAGAAACAAGAGGCGACGGTGGAGTAAGcatttgattttgtttttaGTTCTCctaattaattaattaattaattggGTTTGGGTTTCTTTCAAGGgtttgttttattttactttatttcatttatattttttttcatttccaGGTTATAAAAGAAGGATAGGAAACGCCAAATCAAAGGCGTCACATAGGGTTTAAAGCACTAATAgttattttaatttttttacaAAACGTTTAGCTTGTATACATATTTAGAGAAACATTCTGGGTTTATCATTCTTATTTGCTTGCGCAGTTCCGAAAAATATAAGCGCGCTTGTCCGAGAAATATGGACAGCGTATGTAAACACCCTTATGTGGTTACTCGACTCATATAAATAAACATCCTTTCAATCGTTAAGAGTGTCCAGCAAAGATGCTATCCAAGCTCCCATCAATGAGACTCGTCTTTTTAGGTGCTCCCGGTTCAGGTAAGGGTACACAAATATCACGTTTAATACAACTATTACCAACTGTTAATCGTATATCTTCAGGTGATATATTACGTCAAGAAATCCAAGCAGAGACCAAATTGGGTCAATTAGCCTCTCAATTTATCGCCCAGGGAAAATTGATACCGGATGATCTGATTGATAAGCTATTGATCTCGAAGTTACAAGAGCAGAATTGGTTAGCTGGTAGATCCAAATCCAGTTGGGTCCTCGATGGGTTCCCCCGAACCATAACACAAGCACAGAAATTCGATGAAACCTTGGATAAGTACAATAAGAACTTGAACCTAGTGGTGGAATTGGATGTACCCACTGAGGTAATCTTAGagagaattgaaaatagaTATGTCCATATTCCTAGTGGACGTATTTATAATTTGCAATTCAACCCCCCTCGTGTCCCGGGAAAAGATGATATTACTGGGGAACCACTTGTGAAGAGATCCGATGATTCTGCAGCAACATTTAAGAAACGACTCCAGGAGTATCATGAGACATTGGGTCCCTTGAAGGAATATTACCAGAGTCAAGGCCTCCTACAGACAATATCAGGTGAAACCTCCGATataatatttccaaaaCTTCTCAATATGATTCATAAGAGGTTTCATACGGGGATCCAGATACGTCCCCCTTCTACGGAGTCACCGGGGGTTGAGGctttaaaataatattagCTAACGATACTAATATAacataatatatattctatcCATGTATAAACACAGTCAAGCAAATAGATAACATTAAGATAAAGAAGCTACTTTCGGTTAAGGTTCAACCGTGTCAGTACCCTCTGGTATAGTTGATAATACTAACATTGATCATGTCGTCCGTGCCCTTTAGATTATTCCTAACAGCAATGGCGTTTGCCGCTATCTCTAGAAACACCCTAGACTAATGGCATGGGCACAGCTTTCACACAATATCGATTagaaacaataataaaaaacaAGTAGTACAAGGAGGTACCTACTGTTACTTTATCGGGATACAATTGATTAAGAGATACAATGAGCCTCTCTATATCGTTAAAGAAACGGTCTCGAGAAGTTGAAAATTTCCAGGGttcaaaaaaatgaaaaataaaaagagcATATAAAGTTTATAGATGTGGATTTGTAATACA is a genomic window containing:
- the RPH1 gene encoding Rph1p (ancestral locus Anc_8.234), yielding MADYSDIKPALIEDGIPIFKPTFQEFKDFYKFMEAINKFGMQSGIVKVIPPTEWLKLLDNPPSVEALQGIKIKNPIEQEISGTHGLFMSNNIERSKTYHIIQWKELSKDYTLPQDPHSRDKNKDPDTNNGKTIEMPSSTSSATHRKRQHSFSKEDFKNFQKNFNESDEILKQFNDKERLNFLENYYWKTLNFTMPMYGADTSGSIFNENLNVWNVSKLPNLLDYLDKEIPGVNDSFLYAGLWKASFPWHLEDQDLYSINFIHFGAPKQWYSIPQEDHQLFYNFMREQFPEEAKKCPEFLRHKTFMASPKLLSENGIRCNKIVHYQNEFMITFPYGYHAGFNYGYNLAESVNFALEEWLEIGERANKCLCVNDSVEIDVRKLASNWYIFKNKPNLKNETDLRVRSFTELLNHSSQELQNIQKKQQVQPIRTFTESNKDVSLRSTSPTPSQFFTTNETNKPVISRVSSPFLSRMMDLSNIVEPTLEDPTLKFKRKLNAPSVSQNNTLPPISMPPLFQSPLLEDNEDNMIALSLANMANSGTSSPRLIIPALNSSIDPINSSSSNGNDRISSILAPKPSLSSSPYVTSNNNNPMTYNSTFSNHNNNIQNNVVPLSPGGRSNLSFIKRIKSPNIVTLNISRETSRSPILTSVPDFRSNNNNTGTLPYSAIPQSSLNQMELNNPLGNDDTNNNTVTNSELSILNQPPQKKQRLTNGTRSNQRKMELGVEQPSGDGVLIGNSSSNNNNNTNAQAPKFTSDEIIMSETGKVYVCLECKRQFTSGHHLTRHKKSVHSGEKPHSCPKCGKKFKRRDHVLQHLNKKIPCVPEEGSSNAIATTATLGASKTATTGATPLIEQNGTKVEKQEATVE
- the ADK2 gene encoding adenylate kinase ADK2 (ancestral locus Anc_8.236); its protein translation is MLSKLPSMRLVFLGAPGSGKGTQISRLIQLLPTVNRISSGDILRQEIQAETKLGQLASQFIAQGKLIPDDLIDKLLISKLQEQNWLAGRSKSSWVLDGFPRTITQAQKFDETLDKYNKNLNLVVELDVPTEVILERIENRYVHIPSGRIYNLQFNPPRVPGKDDITGEPLVKRSDDSAATFKKRLQEYHETLGPLKEYYQSQGLLQTISGETSDIIFPKLLNMIHKRFHTGIQIRPPSTESPGVEALK
- the CCA1 gene encoding tRNA adenylyltransferase (ancestral locus Anc_8.233); translation: MRAFPAYLRSMTTAMASSSATLPPIIKLTPIEKDICKLLNDYTLHYNQTHLDIKEPLTLRITGGWVRDKLLGQGSHDLDIAINIMSGESFARGLNEYLTKHYARYGIKPHSIHKIDKNPEKSKHLETATTKLFDIEVDFVNLRAEEYTELSRIPITKFGTPEEDALRRDATLNALFYNIQENQIEDFTRKGLTDLKNGILRTPLPARKTFLDDPLRVLRLIRFASRFNFTIEDNVLKEMSNPEINAAFITKISRERVGNEMEKILIGNNPILGLSLIQQAHLENAIFFWHNDPSIIECNETSNKEQMQTIQKIYQEGILNKHLLKVIDNYQLLLSRSPILQSHILNNNTFKQNFILASSLLPFATLRIIALPKKKLNNTCYVSESIIKEGLKMNKLDAKIVSQTVENVSKHKALIKEFVQNSNSLQRSKLGTYLRSYSGHWEIVHFVALLEEFINLQSNDDHTAIELFKDYNSFYSFILDQGLKNCHEMKPLIDGKKMLKVLNMKAGPWMSELNNNIIVWQFDNPNGTEAQLLEYIKTVLPVT